In a genomic window of Nocardiopsis mwathae:
- a CDS encoding histidine kinase produces MGAAAAGHEDDGLCATVGMAPRFARTIIVVVFGGFFLIAQIHVLMRTLNPLLIAVSCMLMGALLLIQLWYFPSRPRAPERRRGVYLVLGLQVCLVYPPLLVFGQAWVGMPGFLAGSALLVLPQKAAWAAYAAIVASMAVAQAHFSGDYVDIAYTTVSTLITGLIVYGLSRLQELVRQLHDAQRQLAETAVTRERLRFARDLHDLLGYSLSSITLRTELAHKLVLRQPQRARDELEETLRTSRQALADVRTVAHGYRELSLDQECRSVRSVLVAAEVELRMRTDYGDLPARVSTVAATVLREGVTNLLRHSKAENCEITVVEEDGEVAVEIVNDGIDGTLRQSGPRSGSGLHNLSERVQALGGLLTAGADGEGRFRLGVRLPLRQEEHIAPPEHSAAA; encoded by the coding sequence GTGGGAGCTGCGGCTGCCGGACACGAGGACGACGGCCTGTGCGCGACGGTCGGCATGGCTCCGAGATTCGCCCGGACCATCATCGTCGTGGTCTTCGGCGGATTCTTCCTGATCGCCCAGATCCACGTCCTCATGCGCACGCTCAACCCGCTGCTGATCGCGGTGTCCTGCATGCTCATGGGCGCCCTGCTGCTGATCCAGCTCTGGTACTTCCCGTCCCGGCCCCGGGCACCCGAGCGCCGACGCGGCGTCTACCTGGTACTGGGCCTCCAGGTGTGCCTGGTCTACCCGCCGCTGCTCGTCTTCGGCCAGGCGTGGGTGGGCATGCCCGGCTTCCTGGCCGGAAGCGCACTGCTGGTCCTGCCCCAGAAGGCCGCCTGGGCCGCCTACGCGGCGATCGTCGCCAGCATGGCCGTAGCCCAGGCGCACTTCAGCGGCGACTACGTCGATATCGCCTACACCACGGTGTCGACGCTGATCACCGGATTGATCGTGTACGGCCTGTCACGCCTGCAGGAGCTGGTCCGCCAGCTGCACGACGCGCAGCGGCAACTCGCCGAGACCGCGGTCACCCGCGAGCGCCTGCGCTTCGCCCGCGACCTGCACGACCTCCTCGGCTACAGCCTGTCCTCGATCACCCTGCGCACCGAGCTCGCACACAAGCTGGTGCTGCGCCAGCCGCAGCGGGCGCGCGACGAGCTCGAGGAGACACTGCGCACCAGCCGGCAGGCGCTCGCCGACGTCCGTACGGTCGCGCACGGCTACCGGGAGCTCTCGCTGGACCAGGAGTGCCGGTCGGTCCGCTCGGTGCTCGTCGCCGCCGAGGTGGAGCTGCGGATGCGCACCGACTACGGTGATCTCCCCGCCCGGGTCTCCACCGTTGCGGCGACGGTGCTGCGCGAGGGCGTCACCAACCTGCTGCGCCACAGCAAGGCCGAGAACTGCGAGATCACCGTCGTCGAGGAAGACGGCGAGGTGGCCGTCGAGATCGTCAACGACGGGATCGACGGCACCCTTCGGCAGAGTGGGCCGCGCAGCGGCAGCGGGTTGCACAACCTGTCGGAGCGGGTGCAGGCCCTGGGCGGCCTGCTGACCGCTGGAGCCGACGGCGAGGGTCGGTTCCGGCTCGGCGTCCGGCTCCCCCTCCGCCAGGAGGAGCACATCGCACCCCCCGAACACTCCGCCGCCGCCTGA
- a CDS encoding flavin reductase family protein: MRDQAHRTPTLAAPLLPGIDPAEFRRVLGRFATGVVAVTAIDAAGRPAGMAVNSFTSVSLAPPLVAFCVAHTSTSWPSIRNAGRCCLNILGGGQRPVSAQFAARGTDKFAGLSWSPAPSGSPLLADALAWLDCAIDDEHTAGDHDIVVARVDAAGLGADRDPLVFFGSRYGTFDAG; the protein is encoded by the coding sequence ATGCGCGATCAGGCACACCGCACCCCCACACTCGCCGCCCCACTGCTACCGGGCATCGACCCCGCGGAGTTCCGCCGCGTCCTGGGCAGGTTCGCCACCGGGGTGGTCGCCGTGACGGCGATCGACGCCGCCGGGCGCCCGGCCGGGATGGCCGTCAACTCCTTCACCTCCGTCTCCCTCGCACCGCCGCTCGTCGCGTTCTGTGTGGCCCACACCAGCACCAGCTGGCCGTCGATCAGGAACGCCGGCCGGTGCTGCCTGAACATCCTCGGCGGGGGGCAGCGCCCGGTCTCCGCTCAGTTCGCCGCCCGCGGCACCGACAAGTTCGCCGGGCTCTCCTGGTCGCCGGCGCCCTCCGGGTCGCCCCTACTCGCCGACGCCCTGGCCTGGCTCGACTGCGCCATCGACGACGAACACACCGCCGGGGACCACGACATCGTCGTCGCTCGCGTGGATGCGGCCGGGCTCGGCGCCGACCGCGACCCCCTCGTCTTCTTCGGCAGCCGCTACGGCACGTTCGACGCCGGGTGA
- a CDS encoding methyltransferase, which produces MTITETATAAATPPRTPLSRQDLVGTLFGAAAFQALSAGCELGLFTLLNERPGLSEDEVAAGLGLRPRPTRILLLATTALRLTELDGGRYRNAELIDAHFADGTWEIITDMTAFEAHIVYAAQADFTEALRADTNVGLRRFEGEGEDLYHRLAARPDLERLFYRCMRSWSRLSNPILVDKADLTGVRRVLDVGGGDGVNAIALARANPGVEFTVLDLPGAVAIAERKIAEAGLADRITVAAGDIFDDDYPRGHDCVLFANQLVIWSAEQNLRLLGKAHRALADGGRVLVFNAMADATKDGPLYAALDNLYFATIPAAQSTLYDWGTYERWLAEAGFSRVMRSPGEGWTPHGVISGVK; this is translated from the coding sequence GTGACGATCACCGAGACCGCCACCGCGGCCGCTACCCCACCCCGCACCCCGCTGAGCCGGCAGGACCTGGTCGGCACACTGTTCGGGGCCGCCGCCTTCCAGGCGCTGAGCGCCGGGTGCGAACTGGGCCTGTTCACCCTGCTCAACGAGCGGCCGGGACTGAGCGAGGACGAGGTCGCGGCCGGGCTCGGCCTGCGCCCGCGCCCGACGCGGATCCTGCTGCTGGCGACCACGGCGCTGCGCCTGACCGAGCTGGACGGGGGCCGCTACCGCAACGCCGAGCTGATCGACGCCCACTTCGCCGACGGCACGTGGGAGATCATCACCGATATGACGGCGTTCGAAGCGCACATCGTGTACGCCGCACAGGCCGACTTCACCGAGGCACTGCGCGCCGACACCAACGTGGGTCTGCGCCGGTTCGAGGGCGAGGGCGAGGACCTCTACCACCGGCTGGCCGCCCGGCCCGACCTGGAGCGACTCTTCTACCGGTGCATGCGTTCCTGGTCCCGGCTGTCCAACCCGATCCTGGTGGACAAGGCCGACCTGACCGGCGTGCGCCGGGTGCTCGACGTCGGCGGCGGCGACGGGGTGAACGCGATCGCCCTGGCACGGGCCAATCCGGGAGTCGAGTTCACCGTCCTGGACCTGCCCGGCGCCGTGGCCATCGCCGAGCGGAAGATCGCCGAGGCGGGGCTCGCCGACCGCATCACCGTCGCCGCCGGCGACATCTTCGACGACGACTACCCCCGCGGGCACGACTGCGTGCTCTTCGCCAACCAGCTGGTGATCTGGTCGGCCGAGCAGAACCTGCGGCTGCTGGGCAAGGCGCACCGAGCGCTGGCGGACGGCGGCCGGGTGCTGGTGTTCAACGCCATGGCGGACGCCACCAAGGACGGGCCGCTGTACGCGGCGCTGGACAACCTCTACTTCGCCACCATTCCGGCGGCGCAGAGCACCCTCTACGACTGGGGCACCTACGAGCGGTGGCTGGCCGAGGCCGGCTTCTCCCGGGTGATGCGCAGCCCGGGAGAGGGTTGGACCCCGCACGGCGTGATCAGCGGGGTGAAATGA
- the wrbA gene encoding NAD(P)H:quinone oxidoreductase, which produces MIYYSSTGNVHATAEAIAEGAADAGAKVRLRRVAEHAPDKAVESNPEWRDHLAATAHIETATLDDLTWADGYAFGTPTRFGNVSSQLKQFIDSAGGVWEAGELANKPVTGFTSSYELHGGQESTLLSLYNVMHHWGALIVPTGYVDYDIMHEAGGNPYGLANPSSQGAPSKALLKAARFQGGRLARIAELVAPLRAG; this is translated from the coding sequence GTGATCTACTATTCGTCGACGGGAAACGTCCACGCCACGGCCGAGGCCATCGCCGAAGGCGCCGCGGACGCCGGTGCGAAGGTCCGGCTCCGACGCGTCGCCGAGCACGCCCCGGACAAGGCCGTCGAGAGTAACCCCGAGTGGCGGGACCACCTGGCCGCCACGGCGCACATCGAGACCGCGACGCTGGACGACCTCACCTGGGCGGACGGATACGCGTTCGGCACACCCACCCGCTTCGGCAACGTCAGCTCACAGCTCAAGCAGTTCATCGACAGCGCCGGCGGGGTGTGGGAGGCCGGGGAACTGGCCAACAAGCCGGTCACCGGGTTCACCAGCAGCTATGAGCTGCACGGCGGCCAGGAGTCCACACTGCTGTCGCTGTACAACGTGATGCACCACTGGGGTGCGCTGATCGTCCCCACCGGCTACGTCGACTACGACATCATGCACGAGGCCGGAGGCAACCCGTACGGCCTGGCCAACCCCTCCAGCCAGGGAGCGCCCTCCAAGGCGCTGCTGAAGGCCGCCCGCTTCCAGGGCGGTCGGCTGGCCAGAATCGCCGAACTGGTCGCACCGCTGCGCGCCGGGTGA
- a CDS encoding MFS transporter — protein sequence MSLRLLVLALAAFVMGTAEFVITGLLPEVAAGLGVSIPAAGALISGYALAIVVGGPAVVLAGSRVPRKALLTGAVALFALGNLICALAPVYGMLMAGRVLAALGQAAFLGVGAVVAANLVPPQRRAQAIAVVFTGITVANVIGSPLGTLVGQHLGWRTTFWLIAAAAVVALAGIAAAVPRQPAPEATSVRGELALFTRGRVWFAVAVGMLAMGAVFAAFSYIAPLLTEVSGLPSTAITPVLVLFGLGMVAGNLLGGRFADRDRLRTLLVAMGMLVVALAALALLAPYPLPAAVALAAVGAAGFAAVPAVLSELIGQARGRSPLSAAVGGSATNLGMALGAALGGLTISAGLGYTAPAWLGAGAALLGLAVVLTAAAVSGRGGPADPDDRKARDEGAPEAERVTAA from the coding sequence ATGTCCCTACGGCTGCTCGTGCTCGCCCTGGCCGCGTTCGTCATGGGTACCGCCGAGTTCGTCATCACCGGCCTGCTACCCGAGGTCGCCGCCGGGCTCGGCGTCTCGATCCCCGCCGCCGGCGCGCTGATCTCCGGCTACGCGCTGGCGATCGTCGTCGGCGGTCCGGCCGTGGTCCTGGCCGGGTCCCGGGTGCCGCGCAAGGCGCTGCTCACCGGCGCCGTCGCGCTCTTCGCGCTCGGCAACCTCATCTGCGCCCTCGCACCGGTCTACGGCATGCTGATGGCGGGCCGTGTACTCGCCGCCCTGGGCCAGGCGGCGTTCCTGGGGGTGGGAGCGGTGGTCGCGGCGAACCTGGTGCCGCCGCAGCGGCGCGCCCAGGCGATCGCCGTGGTGTTCACCGGCATCACCGTCGCCAACGTCATCGGCTCCCCGCTGGGCACGCTCGTCGGCCAGCACCTGGGGTGGCGCACCACGTTCTGGCTGATCGCGGCCGCCGCCGTGGTGGCCCTGGCCGGGATCGCCGCGGCGGTGCCCCGGCAGCCGGCCCCCGAAGCCACGAGTGTGCGGGGCGAGCTGGCGCTGTTCACCCGTGGCCGGGTGTGGTTCGCGGTCGCCGTCGGCATGCTCGCCATGGGCGCCGTGTTCGCCGCCTTCAGTTACATCGCGCCGCTGCTGACCGAGGTCAGCGGGCTCCCGAGCACGGCGATCACCCCGGTCCTCGTCCTCTTCGGGCTGGGCATGGTCGCCGGAAACCTGCTCGGCGGCCGCTTCGCCGACCGGGACCGGCTGCGCACCCTGCTGGTGGCCATGGGGATGCTGGTGGTGGCGCTGGCGGCCCTGGCCCTGCTCGCGCCCTACCCGCTCCCGGCCGCCGTTGCTCTGGCCGCTGTGGGCGCCGCGGGCTTCGCCGCCGTCCCCGCGGTGCTCTCCGAACTCATCGGCCAGGCGCGAGGCCGGTCCCCGCTGTCCGCCGCGGTCGGCGGCTCGGCCACGAACCTGGGCATGGCGCTGGGCGCCGCCCTCGGCGGCCTGACCATCAGCGCCGGGCTGGGCTACACCGCGCCCGCGTGGCTCGGCGCCGGTGCGGCGCTCCTGGGTCTGGCGGTCGTGCTCACGGCCGCGGCCGTCTCCGGCCGCGGCGGTCCGGCGGACCCGGACGACCGGAAGGCGCGAGACGAAGGTGCCCCGGAGGCCGAGCGGGTGACCGCGGCCTGA
- a CDS encoding aldo/keto reductase: MERVELNDGTAMPRLGLGVFQAGVDEAAAAVRTALLAGYRMVDTAAVYGNEAGVGRGIADSGVPREDVFVVTKVWNDDQGYDATLRAFDASAARLGLDHVDQYLIHWPRPRLDLYPETWRALCRLRAEGRVRSIGVSNFAPEHIDRLIAESGTAPAVNQIELHPGLHQGGLRAYHASRGIATQAWSPLGRGQGFLSHRAVAAVAEAHGRTPAQVVLRWHLQMGVVPLPKSVTPERIRGNLDVFGFELDATEMDLITGVGDGYHVGPDPSLLFDIS, translated from the coding sequence GTGGAGCGGGTGGAACTGAACGACGGAACGGCCATGCCCCGGCTGGGTCTGGGGGTGTTCCAGGCCGGGGTGGACGAGGCGGCCGCGGCCGTTCGGACGGCGCTGCTGGCCGGGTACCGGATGGTCGACACGGCCGCGGTCTACGGCAACGAGGCGGGCGTCGGCCGCGGCATCGCCGACAGCGGGGTGCCGCGCGAGGACGTCTTCGTCGTCACCAAGGTGTGGAACGACGACCAGGGGTACGACGCGACGCTGCGCGCCTTCGACGCCAGCGCCGCGCGGCTGGGCCTCGACCACGTCGACCAGTACCTCATCCACTGGCCGCGGCCGCGCCTGGACCTCTACCCGGAGACGTGGCGGGCGCTGTGCCGGCTGCGCGCGGAGGGGCGGGTGCGCTCGATCGGGGTGTCCAACTTCGCGCCCGAGCACATCGACCGGCTCATCGCCGAGTCCGGCACCGCCCCCGCCGTCAACCAGATCGAGCTGCACCCGGGGCTGCACCAGGGGGGGCTGCGCGCGTACCACGCCTCTCGGGGCATCGCCACCCAGGCGTGGAGCCCGCTCGGCCGCGGCCAGGGCTTCCTGTCCCACCGCGCGGTCGCCGCCGTCGCCGAGGCGCACGGCCGTACCCCGGCACAGGTGGTGCTCCGCTGGCACCTGCAGATGGGCGTCGTCCCCCTGCCCAAGTCGGTCACGCCCGAGCGGATCCGCGGCAACCTCGACGTCTTCGGCTTCGAGCTCGACGCAACGGAGATGGACCTGATCACCGGTGTCGGCGACGGCTACCACGTGGGTCCCGACCCGTCCCTGCTCTTCGACATCTCCTGA
- a CDS encoding acyl-CoA dehydrogenase family protein, which yields MTIITDEQPGAAAPARWTTRPTTPEGWLRRASEVRAVLAADAAERDRANATPYTEVALLKESGLVTMMGPVEHGGGGQEWPTALKVVREVSAADGSIGHLLGYHYTWNYVPRFIGTPEQSERFEADCARNGWFLAGAVNARDADVVVRDEGDTLVFNGRKNFATGSRVSDVTCIEGVLEGTDTHVFAMVPSTDPGVVPLGGWDNMGQRLTESGGIAFENVRAPWSDALGFTDKTFTPRPYGTVQIPTGQLLMGAFWLGMARGALDAAVAYTHTHGKAWGGYERTVDEPSVADTIGDLTAKLWAAEALMDEVALENVEIHRAPDALTERRRGEHKIRAAAVKVRADEVALEVTSRIFEVTRARSTASKYGFDRFWRNVRTHTLHDPVAYQRRELGRYRLFDEVPEPGWYS from the coding sequence ATGACCATCATCACCGACGAGCAGCCCGGAGCTGCGGCCCCGGCCCGCTGGACGACCCGGCCCACCACCCCCGAGGGGTGGCTGCGGCGGGCGTCGGAGGTGCGGGCGGTACTCGCCGCCGACGCCGCCGAACGCGACCGGGCCAATGCGACCCCCTACACGGAGGTCGCCCTGCTCAAGGAGTCCGGGCTGGTCACCATGATGGGCCCGGTGGAGCACGGCGGTGGCGGCCAGGAGTGGCCCACGGCGCTGAAGGTGGTCCGGGAGGTGTCGGCGGCCGACGGGTCGATCGGCCACCTGCTGGGTTACCACTACACCTGGAACTACGTGCCGCGCTTCATCGGCACCCCCGAGCAGAGCGAACGGTTCGAGGCCGACTGCGCCCGCAACGGGTGGTTCCTCGCCGGAGCCGTCAACGCCCGTGACGCCGACGTGGTGGTGCGCGACGAGGGCGACACCCTGGTGTTCAACGGCCGGAAGAACTTCGCGACCGGCTCGCGCGTCTCCGACGTCACCTGTATCGAGGGCGTTCTGGAGGGCACCGACACCCACGTCTTCGCCATGGTGCCCTCCACCGACCCCGGCGTCGTCCCTCTGGGCGGCTGGGACAACATGGGCCAGCGGCTCACCGAGAGCGGCGGCATCGCGTTCGAGAACGTGCGCGCCCCCTGGAGCGACGCGCTGGGCTTCACCGACAAGACGTTCACGCCCCGGCCCTACGGCACCGTGCAGATCCCCACCGGGCAGCTGCTCATGGGCGCGTTCTGGCTCGGGATGGCCCGCGGCGCACTGGACGCCGCCGTCGCCTACACCCACACCCATGGCAAGGCGTGGGGCGGCTACGAGCGGACGGTCGACGAGCCCTCGGTAGCCGACACCATCGGCGACCTGACCGCCAAGCTGTGGGCGGCCGAAGCGCTGATGGACGAGGTGGCGCTGGAGAACGTGGAGATCCACCGCGCCCCCGACGCGCTGACCGAGCGGCGCCGCGGCGAGCACAAGATCCGCGCGGCGGCCGTGAAGGTGCGGGCCGACGAGGTCGCGCTGGAGGTCACCTCGCGCATCTTCGAGGTCACCCGCGCCCGGTCCACCGCCTCCAAGTACGGGTTCGACCGGTTCTGGCGCAACGTGCGCACGCACACCCTGCACGACCCCGTCGCCTACCAGCGCCGCGAGCTCGGCCGCTACCGGCTGTTCGACGAGGTGCCCGAGCCGGGCTGGTACTCGTGA
- a CDS encoding glutathione S-transferase C-terminal domain-containing protein — protein sequence MPFPPSARITSDGTSPWPVEPGRYRLVVNRACPFSGRVLVVRRLVGLEAALPVAVTDPLHDDRGWRFTLDPEGHDPVLGIRYLAEAYEAAAPGYDGGVSVPAVVDVPGGRVVTNDHDTLTRDLATQWRHLHRPGAPDLYPAELRADIDALNSELADDVFFGVYTCGFAKTQEEYSAAFRRLFDRLDVLEERLRTRRYLHGDTITESDIRLFTTLVRFDAAYHGLFRCNRNKLTEMPVLWAYMRDLFQTPGFGDTVHFADIKLHYHAVLTELNPRGIVPEGPDLSVWHTPHNRERLGGRPFGDGTPPPAAT from the coding sequence ATGCCTTTTCCTCCCAGCGCGAGAATCACGTCCGACGGGACGTCCCCCTGGCCGGTGGAGCCCGGCCGCTACCGGCTCGTGGTGAACCGGGCCTGCCCGTTCTCCGGTCGTGTCCTGGTGGTGCGTCGGCTCGTCGGCCTGGAGGCCGCGCTCCCCGTCGCCGTCACCGACCCCCTGCACGACGATCGCGGCTGGCGCTTCACCCTCGACCCCGAGGGGCATGACCCGGTCCTCGGCATCCGGTACCTGGCCGAGGCCTATGAGGCCGCCGCCCCCGGCTACGACGGCGGCGTCAGCGTCCCGGCCGTCGTGGACGTTCCCGGCGGCCGCGTGGTGACCAACGACCACGACACGCTCACCCGCGACCTCGCGACGCAGTGGCGACACCTGCACCGCCCGGGTGCCCCGGACCTGTACCCCGCCGAGTTGCGAGCGGATATCGACGCGCTGAACTCGGAGTTGGCGGACGACGTCTTTTTCGGCGTTTACACCTGCGGATTCGCCAAAACGCAGGAGGAATACTCCGCGGCCTTCCGCCGGCTGTTCGACCGGTTGGACGTGCTGGAGGAAAGACTGCGGACCCGGCGCTACCTCCACGGCGACACCATCACCGAGAGCGACATCCGGCTGTTCACCACGCTGGTCCGGTTCGACGCCGCCTACCACGGCCTGTTCCGGTGCAATCGGAACAAGCTCACCGAGATGCCCGTGCTGTGGGCCTACATGCGCGACCTGTTCCAGACACCGGGCTTCGGCGACACCGTCCACTTCGCCGACATCAAGCTGCACTACCACGCGGTCCTCACCGAGCTGAACCCGCGCGGTATCGTCCCAGAGGGGCCCGACCTCTCCGTCTGGCACACCCCGCACAACCGGGAGCGCCTCGGCGGGCGCCCCTTCGGGGACGGCACCCCGCCGCCCGCCGCGACGTGA
- a CDS encoding 3-deoxy-7-phosphoheptulonate synthase, whose translation MPMIPTDTRALVAAPAADRLPETPAAWHRASWRHRPAHQQPLWPDPDRACEAARSVSMLPPPVAPASILRLRRDLARAADGSAVVFQGGDCAERFASCVSDTVAAKLRTLLQSAMMLSLGSGLPVVKIGRIAGQFGKPRSADTEVVDGVELPVYRGDIVNGPEPTPEARRPDPERMLHAYGHTRAALRTLGGCEAGGADPGEFAWVLEQGPLYTSHEALLLDYEEALTRLDPATDRWFDTSAHMVWVGERTRALDGAHIEFVSGIANPVGVKLGPGADIEEVVELCARLDPARSPGRLVLVPRMGARHVRDALPPLVRAVRSAGHPVVWVCDPMHGNTVRSHSGYKTRRFTDIATEVEGFFAVHRAEGTHPAGVHLEMTGEDVTECLGGVRELCDERLAERYETACDPRLNGAQTVELVFAIAEELRSGLRG comes from the coding sequence ATGCCGATGATCCCGACCGACACCCGCGCGCTGGTGGCCGCACCGGCCGCCGACCGCCTGCCAGAGACCCCCGCCGCCTGGCACCGCGCCTCCTGGCGCCACCGCCCGGCGCACCAGCAGCCGCTGTGGCCCGACCCGGACCGGGCCTGCGAGGCGGCGCGCAGCGTGTCCATGCTGCCCCCGCCGGTCGCCCCCGCCTCGATCCTGCGGCTCCGCCGCGATCTGGCGCGGGCGGCGGACGGTTCGGCGGTGGTGTTCCAGGGCGGGGACTGCGCAGAGCGCTTCGCGTCGTGCGTCTCGGACACCGTCGCCGCGAAGCTCCGCACCCTCCTGCAGTCGGCGATGATGCTCTCCCTGGGTTCGGGACTGCCTGTGGTCAAGATCGGCCGCATCGCCGGGCAGTTCGGCAAGCCGCGCAGTGCGGACACCGAGGTCGTGGACGGTGTCGAGCTGCCGGTCTACCGCGGCGACATCGTCAACGGCCCCGAGCCGACCCCTGAGGCGCGCCGCCCCGACCCCGAGCGGATGCTGCACGCCTACGGGCACACCCGCGCCGCACTGCGTACGCTGGGCGGGTGCGAAGCCGGCGGTGCCGACCCCGGTGAGTTCGCCTGGGTGCTGGAGCAGGGGCCGCTGTACACCTCGCACGAGGCGCTGCTGCTGGACTACGAGGAGGCGCTGACCCGCCTCGACCCGGCGACCGACCGCTGGTTCGACACCAGCGCCCACATGGTCTGGGTGGGCGAGCGGACCCGCGCCCTCGACGGGGCGCACATCGAGTTCGTTTCGGGGATCGCCAACCCGGTGGGGGTGAAGCTGGGGCCGGGAGCCGACATCGAGGAGGTGGTGGAGCTGTGCGCGCGGTTGGATCCCGCACGCTCACCCGGCCGCCTGGTCCTGGTGCCGCGCATGGGGGCACGCCACGTGCGCGACGCCCTGCCTCCGCTGGTGCGGGCGGTCCGCTCCGCCGGGCACCCGGTGGTGTGGGTGTGTGACCCCATGCACGGCAACACCGTGCGCTCGCACAGCGGGTACAAGACGCGCCGGTTCACCGACATCGCCACTGAGGTCGAGGGGTTCTTCGCGGTGCACCGCGCCGAGGGGACCCACCCCGCCGGAGTGCACCTGGAGATGACCGGGGAGGACGTGACCGAGTGCCTGGGCGGTGTGCGGGAGCTGTGCGACGAGCGCCTGGCCGAGCGCTACGAGACGGCGTGCGACCCGCGGCTGAACGGGGCGCAGACGGTGGAGCTGGTCTTCGCGATCGCCGAGGAGCTGCGCTCCGGACTGCGGGGGTGA
- the trpA gene encoding tryptophan synthase subunit alpha, protein MTAAPTEERMLRGAERPAPGHDLAARLRRDDGGVSLVPYLMAGHTGPDATRDIGRRLAHSGIAALELGIPHSDPLADGPVIQRAGQRALDAGTTTEGCLRLAADIAAEDAAPVVLMTYVNPVLAYGVRRFVRDAAEAGVAAVIVPDLPMEEAPDLDGALAERGVASVRLVAPTSTDDRVAAACAAATGFVYTVTVAGITGSRGDLPDCVERTLARVRARTHLPVAAGFGISRPEHLRRLRGHADAAIVGSSLVAEIDAGRDPYPMVKELLSSCR, encoded by the coding sequence ATGACGGCGGCACCGACCGAGGAGCGGATGCTCCGCGGTGCGGAGCGGCCCGCACCGGGGCACGACCTGGCCGCGCGGCTGCGGCGGGACGACGGCGGAGTGTCCCTGGTTCCGTACCTGATGGCCGGGCACACCGGGCCGGACGCAACGCGGGACATCGGGCGCAGACTGGCGCACTCCGGGATCGCAGCGCTGGAGCTGGGGATCCCGCACAGCGATCCGCTCGCCGACGGGCCGGTGATCCAGCGGGCCGGGCAACGCGCACTGGACGCCGGCACCACCACCGAGGGGTGCCTGCGGCTGGCCGCCGACATCGCCGCCGAGGATGCGGCGCCCGTCGTCCTGATGACCTACGTGAACCCCGTGCTGGCCTATGGCGTGCGGCGGTTCGTCCGGGACGCCGCCGAAGCCGGGGTGGCCGCCGTGATCGTCCCCGACCTGCCCATGGAGGAGGCGCCCGACCTGGACGGCGCGCTGGCCGAGCGCGGCGTCGCCTCCGTCCGTCTGGTCGCCCCGACCAGCACCGACGATCGTGTCGCCGCGGCCTGCGCGGCGGCCACCGGGTTCGTCTACACGGTGACCGTCGCCGGGATCACCGGCAGCCGGGGCGACCTCCCCGACTGTGTCGAGCGAACCCTGGCGCGGGTTCGGGCACGCACCCACCTGCCCGTGGCCGCCGGGTTCGGGATCTCCCGCCCGGAGCACCTGCGCAGGCTGCGCGGGCATGCCGACGCCGCGATCGTCGGCAGCTCGCTGGTGGCCGAGATCGACGCGGGCCGCGACCCGTACCCGATGGTGAAGGAGCTGTTGTCGTCATGCCGATGA